The following coding sequences are from one Pseudobacteroides sp. window:
- the recJ gene encoding single-stranded-DNA-specific exonuclease RecJ: MFDKKWVCNDVEDAAVLELSQETQISTLLAKVFLSRGIRDKDYIKNFLNPSKETLHDPFLMKDMDKAVDRILKAVQDSERILIYGDYDVDGVTSTSVLYNFLSSLGASLDFFIPDRINDGYGITLDTAETIAKSGCPLVITVDCGVSAIKEVEYINSKGIDVIITDHHECREEIPDAFAVINPKRQDCTYPFKELCGVGIAYKLVAALCKRLELGDIHYKYLDLVTIGTIADVVPLVEENRVIVSNGFKIMKNTTNIGLMELLKLCNKKNENITTWMVAFVIAPRINAAGRIGDAKRAVTLFTTRDREIASDIAGLLDRENKARQDIESGIIDEVLNKIESDANLKNKKVMVISGEGWHHGVIGIVASKVTERYYKPCIILSCENGVCKGSGRSIEGLNMFMALSTCESLLDNYGGHEMAAGLTLKEENLEEFNKLLNTFADNNMKEEELVPKINIDVRLSKNEINLKSISEIEMMSPFGVGNPNPVFLYENIRIADLRAVGNNKHLKAVFEDQGLTVDAIGFNMGNLIKNLANEDFVDVVCSLDKNTWNSMDKAQLVLKDIRYSKEIVMEQKYFSSLEKCVDYTIENVGSDYSSNQSDDTVFQNLEQIDNRINYLINDDKNTTFLVNSLESAKKIKILHENLQGCIKKKLNICYTCFNDQDNTGTTLIINPDIEHIDKLGRGRVVFYGAWTVPGYMEMIYNRIKAYAAECIFILAKSDELAVDIVLKRQDIEAVYKFIRSHCTNNILFANILVLARKIALNYKISMNIFKLKKSIEILDELNLLKIEYKNDYHVSIVFNNNIKEKTSLDNSGLYRKLQVYNNQINIK; the protein is encoded by the coding sequence ATGTTTGATAAAAAGTGGGTTTGTAACGATGTAGAAGATGCAGCTGTTTTAGAGCTATCCCAGGAAACACAGATTTCAACACTTCTAGCAAAGGTTTTCCTAAGCAGGGGAATAAGGGACAAGGATTATATAAAGAACTTTCTGAATCCTTCTAAAGAAACTCTCCATGATCCTTTTTTGATGAAGGACATGGACAAAGCTGTTGACAGAATATTAAAGGCTGTACAAGACAGTGAGAGGATATTGATCTATGGTGACTATGACGTGGACGGAGTAACGAGCACATCGGTTTTGTATAATTTTTTAAGCAGTTTAGGTGCCAGTTTGGATTTTTTTATACCCGACAGAATAAATGACGGCTATGGAATAACCCTTGATACGGCTGAAACTATTGCAAAATCTGGATGCCCCCTTGTAATAACAGTTGATTGCGGGGTATCTGCAATAAAAGAGGTAGAATATATTAATAGTAAGGGAATTGACGTAATAATAACGGATCACCATGAATGCAGGGAAGAGATTCCTGATGCTTTTGCAGTTATAAACCCCAAAAGACAGGATTGCACATATCCATTTAAAGAACTGTGTGGTGTAGGTATTGCCTATAAGCTTGTGGCCGCACTTTGTAAAAGGCTTGAGCTGGGGGATATCCATTATAAATATCTGGATCTGGTAACAATCGGGACAATTGCTGATGTGGTGCCTCTTGTTGAGGAAAACAGGGTTATAGTAAGTAATGGCTTTAAGATAATGAAAAATACTACAAATATCGGTCTGATGGAATTACTTAAACTTTGTAATAAGAAAAATGAAAATATAACCACATGGATGGTTGCCTTTGTAATTGCACCAAGGATTAATGCCGCTGGCAGGATTGGTGATGCAAAAAGGGCAGTAACGCTTTTTACCACCAGGGACAGGGAAATTGCATCAGATATTGCAGGTCTTTTAGATCGTGAAAACAAGGCAAGACAAGATATAGAGTCAGGTATTATAGATGAGGTATTGAATAAAATTGAATCGGATGCTAACTTGAAAAATAAAAAAGTCATGGTGATTAGCGGGGAAGGCTGGCACCATGGTGTTATCGGTATTGTTGCATCAAAGGTGACCGAAAGGTATTATAAGCCATGCATTATTTTATCCTGTGAAAATGGAGTATGTAAGGGCTCCGGAAGAAGTATAGAAGGACTTAATATGTTTATGGCACTTAGTACTTGTGAAAGTCTGCTGGATAATTACGGAGGCCATGAGATGGCTGCAGGGCTCACTCTCAAAGAGGAAAACCTTGAGGAATTTAATAAATTGTTAAATACTTTTGCCGATAATAATATGAAAGAAGAAGAACTGGTACCAAAGATAAATATAGACGTTCGGCTTTCAAAAAATGAAATAAATCTAAAAAGCATCTCGGAAATTGAAATGATGTCACCCTTTGGTGTAGGAAATCCAAACCCAGTATTCCTGTATGAGAATATTAGGATAGCTGATCTAAGAGCTGTGGGAAACAATAAACATCTCAAGGCAGTTTTTGAGGATCAAGGGCTGACTGTTGACGCCATAGGCTTTAATATGGGGAACCTTATAAAAAATCTGGCAAATGAAGACTTTGTAGATGTGGTATGTTCTCTTGATAAAAATACCTGGAACTCTATGGATAAGGCACAACTTGTATTAAAGGATATAAGGTATTCCAAAGAGATTGTGATGGAACAAAAATATTTTAGCAGCTTGGAGAAGTGTGTGGATTATACAATTGAAAATGTCGGTAGTGATTACTCAAGCAATCAATCAGATGACACCGTTTTTCAAAACTTGGAACAAATTGATAATAGAATAAATTATCTGATAAATGATGACAAAAATACTACATTTCTTGTCAATTCCTTGGAAAGTGCTAAGAAAATAAAAATATTGCATGAAAATTTACAGGGGTGTATTAAAAAGAAATTGAATATCTGTTATACTTGTTTTAATGATCAAGACAACACCGGGACAACGCTTATAATTAATCCCGATATAGAACATATAGATAAATTAGGCAGGGGTAGGGTGGTGTTTTACGGGGCATGGACCGTCCCCGGATACATGGAGATGATCTATAACAGAATAAAGGCTTATGCTGCCGAATGCATTTTTATTCTGGCAAAGAGTGACGAACTTGCTGTAGATATTGTATTAAAAAGGCAGGACATAGAGGCAGTTTATAAGTTCATAAGATCACACTGCACTAACAATATACTGTTTGCCAATATTTTGGTCTTAGCAAGGAAGATTGCATTAAATTATAAAATCAGCATGAATATATTTAAATTAAAGAAAAGCATTGAGATTCTTGATGAATTAAACTTATTAAAGATAGAATATAAAAACGATTACCACGTATCCATTGTCTTCAATAATAATATAAAAGAAAAGACCAGCCTTGATAATTCGGGCTTATATAGAAAACTTCAAGTATACAATAATCAAATAAATATAAAATAA
- the amrB gene encoding AmmeMemoRadiSam system protein B has translation MNNYFRCIYVSLIAIFLSVGLVACGQNSKKTDERLTKDLIRCRYYNEVEFMQSIRVANKVEAYDGDIAGGIVPHHLLACDLIASFFKKVSKESYECVVVIAPNHKREGAKPVNTAMENWSTPFGILECDYEMTKSLTDLKLADNKPRLLEEEHSISSIVPYIKYYLPDVKIVPILLHGNYGLKNSIELGRNLNSVISQKKTLVIASVDFSHYLTPQKADLMDEITLKAIKGWDIEAISKMTNDNMDSPPSIMTFLTIMKGIGTSELVLLGHDNSARIAKTYSDSTTSYFTAVYQRKK, from the coding sequence ATGAATAACTATTTTCGATGTATATACGTTAGTTTAATAGCGATTTTCTTATCTGTAGGCCTTGTTGCATGCGGTCAAAACAGTAAAAAAACTGATGAGCGATTAACAAAGGATTTAATCAGGTGCAGGTATTACAATGAAGTAGAATTTATGCAATCCATAAGGGTCGCAAATAAGGTAGAGGCTTATGATGGGGATATTGCCGGAGGCATTGTCCCCCACCATCTTCTGGCGTGCGATCTTATTGCCTCATTTTTTAAAAAGGTTTCCAAAGAAAGCTATGAGTGCGTTGTGGTTATTGCACCGAATCATAAAAGAGAAGGGGCTAAGCCGGTCAACACAGCTATGGAAAACTGGTCTACGCCCTTTGGTATTTTGGAATGCGATTATGAGATGACAAAAAGCCTGACTGATTTAAAGCTGGCGGATAATAAACCCAGGCTTTTAGAGGAGGAACATTCTATTTCCTCGATTGTGCCATATATCAAGTATTATTTACCTGATGTTAAAATTGTACCAATACTGCTCCATGGCAATTATGGGCTGAAAAACTCAATAGAACTGGGACGAAACCTAAATAGTGTGATTAGCCAAAAGAAAACACTGGTCATTGCATCAGTGGATTTCTCCCACTATCTTACGCCACAAAAGGCTGATCTAATGGATGAAATAACTTTAAAAGCAATAAAGGGATGGGATATTGAAGCCATAAGCAAAATGACCAACGACAATATGGACTCACCACCGTCAATAATGACTTTTCTTACAATTATGAAGGGAATAGGAACAAGTGAGCTGGTACTTTTGGGTCATGATAACTCTGCGAGGATAGCAAAAACATATAGCGATTCAACGACAAGTTATTTCACCGCAGTTTATCAAAGGAAGAAATAA
- a CDS encoding Ig-like domain-containing alpha-2-macroglobulin family protein, with protein sequence MNIKNLLKSNKSAVTVISIAVILFIAVAAFGVNRLFFNSDNKEKTSLSTTFTEAEKTIKITDIEPLSFDGTGIEVNSGFKVTCDKECDESFIKKALKITPKVSLAVKKLSATTFNVNAEEPLTPNSVYKFEASQGQQAGTIEPPKPNNYSWAFQTKKTFRVIRTLPRDKATNVETNTGIEFTMSHENFNDIDNYFEISPKVKGRFQYHKKVAVFVPEKLQPGEIYTVTLRKGLGLKDGVDKLEKDYVFKFQTNSPQNSNNQSEAGLWFSQAIYNFASDVVPVLQVNTYDQKKDNNVSIDVLRFQEDNDFLKAVEIMNSQPYWAVRDTNNSALDSIKHQKTSSFTSKLESTNDDYYYSYISFPSKLSEGQYLIRIKYGNKVFRTLIQVSDISAYISVCRDKTLVWLNDSITGKPLEGAAITAGEKQKAVSGKDGLAFINDKVDIPEDKGYLIFKINTNNRPTFFAYVTKTNWYMDASGEEPVNDMYWTYMYLDRGMYLPNDTVRLWGMIRPRDAKAMPEKAELVLYRYDYSYFEENDLPGLQTKEIKLPASGLIKDDITLDNLAQGNYSIMLKIGKRTIIESSFEVKEYTKPAYRINVEPDKKVAAAWEKVNFNIQASFFEGSPVPGLKLDYDSRVNKNMTGTVKCGDDGHSSLSFLPEALYEDKSWRPTTISLYVSNNQSEEATISSSGYATVFPRDTMVEVKSEVSDNTAKIKVETSLIDIDKAKKLADSEYIEENHYKGKPIDTALKAKVYERHWEAKVVGDYYDFINKRVEKKYEYNEVENIVKVESFTTSNGTYEFSIPMENDQKDYRVYYVKVEGADSKGRQIEETVYINNYYHIYNSQFKTYSLISEEGKSSYKMGEKATLEVKYGGESLQQKPGSRVLFVAQKKGLAGYGISEDFRYSFEMDKNKIPNVYVKAVYFDGKNVYNAGSNNILYDYSEKELKINITPDKTDYKPGDTASLDIEVKDESGNPCSADINISVVDEAFFAIQDQYVNTLLSIYSKNVSEGEDANYFSYQPIDLNRFGGAEGGEGGDKAVRFDFRDNAYFDTIKVGADGKAKAGFKLPDNLTSWRITYQGISEDLKAGNGKTNVNVKLPFFADIIFNKVFMENDSPEITLRSFGTEVKSGDEVEYNITLKDNKGLQKEFNKKGKVNLFTTLSLGSLKEGQYSVTVNVKCKGFSDAVRKDFSVVTNILEAQQFKTYKLTESLKLGGGNTLTTLEFYNAQISEFSDTLWEMQCSWGERVDQKLSRKLSQDLLKKYFQVDTWQDDFDFSKYQLDSGGIALLKYDSSDPQLSAQICAVSKDEFDISSLKLYFYSIIEDKESTATDVAAAFYGLASLNEPVLYDAKNLLASKGLTYKDRIYLCLAMAELGDIKSAREEYMKVTDRKLKNIHPLAYMDVGTNKDDIIEATALCSLAALKLDLPDKEGLHKYISQNPGRDIISNLERINYAMGTVPDTQKIGRFTYELDGKEKNVEIIKADKYSIQVTAKSLSSIKFTNIDGDIAVTSIFKGPIKDSITNENKLVKLNRKYNGKNTNSFKQSDVVSITIKPEFSKAAPDGYYEITDVLPCGLRYVDGKEYVENRYYPDEIAGQKVIFTIYYSKNNKDKPKEIKYFARAVSTGEFTADNAFIKHYGSSAAGISDMIKVKITR encoded by the coding sequence ATGAACATTAAAAATCTACTTAAAAGCAATAAATCGGCAGTAACTGTCATAAGCATTGCAGTAATACTTTTTATAGCAGTAGCAGCATTTGGGGTTAACAGACTGTTTTTCAATTCCGACAACAAGGAAAAGACTTCATTAAGTACAACATTTACAGAAGCGGAAAAGACAATAAAGATAACCGATATTGAACCACTTAGCTTTGACGGTACGGGGATTGAAGTCAATTCGGGCTTTAAAGTTACTTGTGACAAGGAATGTGATGAGAGCTTTATTAAAAAGGCTTTAAAGATAACCCCAAAGGTGTCGCTTGCTGTAAAGAAGCTTTCTGCGACAACATTCAATGTTAACGCAGAAGAGCCGCTTACTCCAAACAGTGTGTATAAGTTTGAGGCTTCACAGGGGCAGCAGGCAGGAACGATTGAGCCTCCAAAGCCGAACAACTATTCATGGGCGTTTCAGACTAAAAAGACCTTTAGGGTTATTAGAACTCTGCCAAGGGATAAAGCTACCAATGTGGAAACCAACACCGGTATTGAGTTTACAATGAGCCATGAGAATTTTAATGACATTGACAATTATTTTGAAATAAGCCCAAAGGTTAAGGGACGTTTTCAATACCATAAAAAGGTAGCAGTGTTTGTGCCGGAGAAGCTTCAACCTGGAGAGATTTACACAGTTACCTTAAGGAAGGGATTAGGACTTAAAGACGGAGTAGATAAGCTGGAAAAGGATTATGTTTTTAAATTCCAGACAAATAGTCCTCAGAATTCCAATAATCAATCTGAGGCCGGGTTATGGTTCTCACAGGCTATATATAACTTTGCTTCGGATGTTGTCCCTGTACTTCAGGTTAATACATACGATCAGAAAAAGGACAATAATGTATCAATAGATGTTTTAAGGTTTCAGGAAGATAATGACTTTCTGAAGGCTGTTGAAATCATGAACAGTCAGCCTTATTGGGCTGTTAGGGACACAAATAATAGTGCTTTGGATTCCATCAAGCACCAAAAAACTTCGTCATTTACTTCCAAGCTGGAAAGCACAAATGATGACTATTATTATAGCTATATAAGCTTCCCATCAAAACTTTCCGAAGGCCAGTACCTTATAAGGATAAAGTATGGTAATAAAGTATTTAGAACGCTGATACAGGTAAGTGATATATCGGCTTATATTTCGGTGTGCAGGGATAAAACACTGGTTTGGCTAAATGACTCCATTACCGGCAAGCCATTAGAGGGTGCAGCCATTACTGCAGGCGAAAAGCAAAAAGCTGTTTCAGGTAAGGATGGTCTTGCGTTTATAAATGACAAGGTTGATATTCCTGAGGATAAAGGGTACTTAATCTTTAAAATTAATACTAATAACAGACCTACATTCTTTGCTTATGTTACCAAGACCAACTGGTATATGGACGCATCGGGTGAAGAACCTGTAAACGATATGTACTGGACTTATATGTATCTGGACAGAGGAATGTATCTGCCTAATGACACAGTCAGGTTATGGGGAATGATTAGGCCTAGAGATGCAAAAGCAATGCCGGAAAAGGCTGAGTTGGTTCTTTATAGGTACGATTACTCATACTTTGAGGAAAATGATCTCCCGGGCCTTCAAACAAAGGAAATCAAGCTGCCTGCTTCAGGGCTTATAAAAGATGACATCACACTTGACAATCTTGCACAGGGTAACTATTCCATTATGCTCAAAATCGGAAAAAGGACCATTATTGAAAGCTCCTTTGAAGTAAAGGAGTACACAAAGCCGGCATACAGAATAAATGTTGAACCGGATAAGAAAGTTGCAGCAGCATGGGAAAAGGTAAATTTTAATATTCAGGCCAGCTTTTTTGAGGGATCTCCCGTTCCCGGATTAAAGCTTGACTATGATTCAAGAGTCAATAAGAATATGACTGGAACTGTCAAATGTGGAGATGATGGCCATAGCAGTTTAAGCTTCCTTCCGGAAGCACTCTATGAAGATAAGTCATGGAGACCCACAACAATAAGCCTGTATGTGAGCAACAATCAGTCAGAGGAAGCAACAATAAGTTCTTCAGGCTATGCAACAGTGTTTCCAAGGGATACTATGGTAGAGGTAAAGTCGGAAGTATCGGATAATACAGCTAAAATCAAGGTTGAAACAAGCCTTATAGATATTGATAAAGCCAAAAAGCTTGCCGATTCGGAATACATTGAAGAAAATCATTATAAGGGAAAACCTATAGATACGGCTTTAAAGGCAAAGGTCTACGAAAGGCATTGGGAGGCAAAGGTAGTTGGAGATTATTATGATTTTATCAACAAAAGGGTTGAGAAAAAGTATGAGTACAACGAAGTTGAAAATATTGTAAAGGTAGAAAGTTTCACCACATCCAACGGCACATATGAGTTTAGCATTCCGATGGAAAACGACCAAAAGGATTACAGGGTTTATTACGTAAAGGTTGAAGGGGCCGACAGCAAGGGAAGGCAAATAGAGGAAACGGTATACATCAATAACTATTACCATATATATAATTCACAATTTAAGACATATTCATTAATAAGTGAAGAGGGCAAAAGCTCATACAAGATGGGTGAAAAGGCTACTTTAGAGGTTAAATACGGCGGTGAGAGCCTTCAGCAAAAGCCGGGTTCAAGGGTGTTGTTCGTGGCTCAGAAGAAGGGGTTGGCAGGGTATGGTATATCGGAGGACTTCAGGTATTCCTTTGAGATGGATAAGAATAAGATACCCAATGTATATGTGAAAGCCGTATACTTCGACGGCAAGAATGTTTATAATGCAGGCAGTAATAACATATTATATGATTATTCGGAAAAGGAATTAAAAATAAATATAACTCCAGATAAGACCGATTATAAGCCGGGGGATACAGCAAGCCTGGATATCGAAGTTAAGGATGAATCTGGAAATCCTTGCTCTGCGGATATAAATATAAGCGTTGTAGACGAGGCGTTTTTTGCAATTCAAGACCAGTATGTAAATACACTGTTATCCATATATTCTAAAAATGTATCAGAAGGTGAGGATGCAAATTATTTCTCATATCAGCCTATAGACCTTAACAGATTTGGTGGGGCTGAGGGCGGCGAAGGAGGAGACAAGGCTGTCCGTTTTGACTTTAGGGATAATGCTTACTTTGATACTATCAAAGTGGGAGCTGACGGTAAAGCAAAAGCAGGCTTCAAATTGCCTGACAACCTTACCTCATGGCGAATTACCTACCAGGGAATATCGGAGGACCTAAAAGCTGGAAACGGCAAGACCAATGTAAATGTCAAGCTGCCTTTCTTTGCAGATATTATATTCAATAAGGTTTTTATGGAAAATGATAGCCCTGAAATAACACTAAGGTCTTTTGGAACAGAAGTAAAAAGCGGGGATGAAGTAGAATATAACATTACATTGAAGGATAATAAGGGTCTACAAAAGGAATTTAATAAAAAGGGAAAGGTAAACCTGTTTACCACTCTTTCTCTTGGAAGCCTTAAAGAGGGGCAGTACTCCGTAACTGTAAATGTAAAATGCAAAGGTTTCAGTGATGCAGTCAGGAAGGATTTTTCGGTTGTTACCAATATTTTGGAAGCACAGCAATTCAAAACTTACAAACTTACCGAGAGTCTTAAGCTTGGAGGAGGTAATACCCTCACAACACTTGAATTTTACAATGCCCAAATATCCGAGTTCTCAGATACCCTATGGGAAATGCAGTGCAGCTGGGGAGAGCGGGTTGATCAGAAGCTTTCCAGGAAGCTTTCACAGGATTTGTTAAAGAAATACTTCCAGGTAGATACCTGGCAGGATGATTTTGATTTTTCTAAATACCAGTTGGATAGCGGAGGAATAGCACTGCTTAAGTATGATAGCTCAGATCCTCAGCTATCAGCCCAAATATGTGCCGTTTCAAAGGATGAATTTGATATAAGCAGCCTCAAATTGTATTTCTATAGTATTATAGAGGATAAGGAATCAACTGCAACAGACGTGGCGGCGGCTTTCTATGGATTGGCATCCTTAAATGAGCCTGTTCTATATGATGCTAAAAACCTACTTGCTTCAAAAGGTTTAACTTATAAAGATAGGATATACTTATGCCTTGCAATGGCCGAGCTGGGTGATATAAAGTCGGCCAGGGAGGAGTATATGAAGGTGACTGACAGAAAACTTAAAAACATTCATCCCCTTGCATATATGGATGTTGGAACAAATAAAGATGATATAATTGAGGCTACAGCGTTATGTTCTTTAGCAGCACTTAAGCTTGATCTGCCTGATAAGGAAGGACTTCATAAATATATATCACAAAATCCTGGAAGGGATATTATATCAAACCTTGAAAGAATCAATTATGCAATGGGCACTGTACCTGACACTCAAAAAATCGGTAGATTTACCTATGAGCTTGATGGTAAGGAAAAGAATGTAGAGATTATAAAGGCTGATAAATACAGTATCCAAGTAACGGCAAAAAGCCTTTCAAGCATAAAGTTTACCAACATAGATGGTGATATAGCTGTAACATCAATCTTCAAGGGACCTATAAAAGACTCAATTACCAATGAAAACAAACTTGTCAAACTTAACAGAAAGTACAACGGAAAAAATACCAATTCCTTTAAGCAATCCGATGTGGTTTCTATCACCATAAAGCCTGAGTTTTCAAAGGCCGCACCGGATGGCTATTATGAAATAACCGACGTACTCCCTTGTGGATTAAGATATGTTGACGGCAAGGAATATGTGGAGAACAGGTACTATCCTGATGAAATAGCAGGGCAGAAGGTTATTTTTACCATTTATTACAGCAAAAACAATAAAGATAAGCCAAAGGAAATCAAGTACTTTGCAAGAGCGGTTTCTACCGGAGAATTTACTGCAGATAACGCATTTATAAAGCATTATGGAAGCAGTGCAGCAGGTATTTCCGATATGATAAAAGTCAAAATAACAAGGTAA
- a CDS encoding class I SAM-dependent methyltransferase, translating to MAFYEEISKYYDYIFPISKETVEFLRRTIGNPPKSVLDVACGTGGYSFGLIKHGYDVTAVDIDSSMIEGLRSKAKSLNVKIDFLNADMLDLKDNFNGKKFEAVFCIGNSVVHLDNLDQINEFFNNAKGLISEGGSLIVQVINYDRVISKGIRSLPTIYNEDIGLTFERLYGYDEEKNRVYFKTVLSVNDENYENEIPLYPLLYEDTKKMLIDAGFKNIEFFGDFNGSSYDKDNSFMMVLHALI from the coding sequence ATGGCTTTTTATGAAGAAATCTCAAAGTATTACGATTATATCTTTCCTATTTCAAAGGAGACTGTGGAGTTTTTAAGGAGGACTATTGGTAATCCTCCAAAATCCGTACTCGATGTGGCATGCGGCACAGGTGGCTATTCCTTTGGACTGATCAAGCATGGTTATGATGTAACTGCAGTTGATATAGACAGCAGCATGATTGAAGGCTTGAGATCTAAAGCAAAAAGTTTAAATGTAAAAATAGATTTTTTGAATGCAGATATGCTTGATTTAAAGGACAATTTTAACGGTAAAAAATTTGAAGCTGTATTCTGCATCGGGAATTCAGTGGTGCACTTGGATAATCTGGATCAAATAAATGAATTTTTTAATAATGCTAAAGGCCTTATATCTGAAGGCGGAAGTTTAATTGTTCAGGTGATTAATTATGACAGGGTAATTTCTAAAGGAATAAGATCATTACCCACAATATATAATGAGGACATCGGTTTGACCTTTGAGCGGCTTTATGGGTATGATGAAGAGAAAAACCGGGTTTATTTCAAAACTGTTTTATCGGTAAATGATGAAAACTATGAAAATGAAATACCTCTTTATCCGCTTTTATATGAGGATACAAAGAAAATGCTTATAGATGCAGGCTTTAAAAATATTGAGTTTTTTGGTGACTTTAATGGAAGCAGCTATGATAAGGATAATTCTTTTATGATGGTATTACATGCTTTGATATAA
- a CDS encoding HD domain-containing protein: MVSKVLSCLINYYEQDVKRINHAIKVYGFAKTIAGNEAVSIENEKVIELAAILHDIGIKEAERKYNSSAGRYQEIEGPPIAECMLREMGIEKTVIDRVCYLIGNHHSYNKIEGIDFQILIEADFIVNIEEDSFDNQSIKSIKEKYFKTKTGNKILETIYNI, translated from the coding sequence ATGGTTTCAAAAGTGCTAAGCTGTTTAATAAATTATTATGAGCAAGATGTTAAAAGAATAAATCATGCAATAAAAGTTTATGGTTTTGCAAAGACTATAGCTGGAAATGAAGCTGTTTCTATAGAAAACGAAAAAGTTATAGAGCTGGCAGCGATTTTACACGATATAGGGATAAAAGAGGCTGAAAGAAAATACAACTCGTCCGCAGGAAGGTATCAGGAGATCGAGGGGCCTCCTATCGCGGAGTGCATGCTTAGGGAAATGGGGATAGAAAAGACTGTTATTGATAGGGTTTGCTATTTAATAGGAAATCATCATAGCTACAATAAAATCGAAGGAATAGATTTTCAGATTCTTATTGAAGCAGATTTTATTGTAAATATTGAGGAGGATTCTTTTGATAATCAATCAATTAAATCTATCAAAGAAAAGTACTTTAAAACAAAAACCGGCAATAAGATTTTAGAAACTATCTATAACATCTAA
- a CDS encoding SpoVR family protein, which translates to MSDYTISELIAWNERIEEIAKAVGLDYYEQEFEICSYEDMIGYEAYVGMPSHYPHWSYGKSYERIKTLHKYNLTGLPYEMVINSNPCLAYLMKDNTLLLQILTIAHVYGHNDFFKNNRLFRDGTKADLTIETFKNHADRIREYIADPGIGYTKVEKILNAAHALKFQCSRVIGVKRLSEEEKRKELLERYQKPKSEYPLLEPKQTQPEDIPDFRKIPLEPEEDLLWFVSRYGKLNSWERDLIDIVRYETSYFVPQIETKIMNEGWASFWHYTILNKLELSQGLHFEFLKRHNQVIRPHLGQINPYYVGFKIFEYIKNNYPDNPRKIFEIREVERDQSFLRRYLNYELCQEMNLFEYGKKGNEYIISEVADEEGWKKIRDTLASSVGMAGIPVIKVLEYVQKDNTLVLEHFYDGRELELNYAYETLKHVEDLWDGKVVLLTTLDDKRKMIMCDEHKKISLTNV; encoded by the coding sequence ATGTCTGACTATACAATAAGTGAACTGATAGCTTGGAATGAACGAATAGAAGAAATAGCAAAAGCTGTAGGTCTTGATTACTATGAACAGGAATTTGAGATTTGCAGTTATGAAGATATGATAGGATATGAAGCATATGTCGGTATGCCTTCCCACTACCCACACTGGAGTTATGGAAAATCCTATGAGAGAATAAAAACATTGCATAAATATAATCTCACAGGCTTACCCTATGAGATGGTTATAAATTCAAACCCATGTCTGGCTTACCTCATGAAGGACAATACGCTGCTCCTTCAGATACTCACTATAGCCCATGTATACGGGCATAACGACTTTTTTAAGAACAACAGGCTTTTCAGAGATGGTACCAAAGCAGACTTAACAATTGAGACTTTTAAAAACCATGCAGACAGAATCAGAGAGTATATTGCAGACCCCGGCATCGGTTATACAAAGGTTGAGAAGATTTTAAACGCTGCCCATGCTTTGAAATTCCAGTGTTCCAGAGTAATAGGAGTAAAGCGACTAAGTGAGGAGGAGAAGAGGAAAGAGCTTTTAGAAAGGTATCAAAAGCCTAAGAGCGAATATCCCCTCTTAGAGCCGAAGCAGACCCAGCCTGAAGATATACCGGATTTTAGGAAGATACCGTTAGAGCCGGAGGAGGATTTACTTTGGTTTGTATCCAGATATGGAAAGCTTAATTCCTGGGAGCGTGACCTTATTGACATTGTGCGGTATGAAACCTCCTATTTTGTACCTCAGATTGAGACAAAGATAATGAATGAGGGGTGGGCCAGCTTCTGGCATTATACCATACTTAATAAGCTGGAGCTTTCCCAGGGGCTGCATTTTGAGTTCCTAAAAAGGCACAACCAGGTAATAAGGCCACATTTGGGGCAGATTAATCCGTATTATGTAGGCTTTAAGATTTTCGAATACATCAAGAACAATTATCCGGACAATCCACGAAAGATATTTGAAATAAGGGAAGTGGAAAGAGACCAGTCCTTCTTAAGGCGATATTTAAATTATGAGCTATGCCAGGAGATGAATCTTTTTGAATATGGAAAAAAGGGCAATGAATATATAATTTCCGAGGTGGCCGATGAAGAAGGCTGGAAGAAAATAAGGGACACTTTGGCAAGTTCAGTGGGTATGGCGGGAATACCGGTTATTAAAGTGTTGGAATATGTCCAGAAGGATAACACACTTGTATTAGAGCACTTTTATGATGGCAGAGAGCTGGAATTAAACTATGCCTATGAAACATTGAAGCATGTTGAGGATTTATGGGACGGCAAGGTAGTGCTCCTTACCACACTTGACGATAAACGGAAAATGATAATGTGCGATGAACATAAAAAAATTTCACTAACCAATGTATAA